The DNA window GACGACGCCACCCGGCGCCTGGAGCAGGTGATTGGCGAGATCGATGAAGAGTACAAGAAAACGCACGACGGCCAGTCGCTGCTGCTGGTCCGTTATCGCAGCGTCGGCGAAATGACGTCGAGCGCCCCGGGCCCTTCCGATTCCCGTTCCGGCGGGCATCTGGGCAAGGTCAGCGTCGAACTGGTTTCTCCTACCGAGCGGGATCTCACCAGCCAGCAACTGACAGAAATGTGGCGTGAACGCTCGCCCCAGATCATTGGCGCCGAGACGGTGCTGTTTGCCGCTCCTGCGATGGGACCCGGCGGCAACGCGGTCGAGTTCAAACTGCTGGCGCCGACGGACCAAAGCGAATACCTGGAAGAAGCGGTGGAGATGTTCAAAACGGCTCTTCGCGAATACCCGGGCAATGGCGTGGTCGATGTCGACGACGACTCCCGTCCCGGCAAGACCGAGCTGCAGTTCACGCTGAACGATCGAGCGAATGCGTTAGGCATTTCGCTGGCCGATGTGACGGAAACGGTGCGTGCCGCCTACTACGGCGAGGAAGTGATGCGTCTGCAGCGGGGACGGCACGAAGTCAAACTGATGGTGCGTTACCCGGCCGAGGATCGTCGCTCGCTGGTCGAGCTGCAGAATCTTCGCGTGCGGACCGCCGCAGGGGCCGAGTTGCCGCTGACCGAACTGGCCAACATTACGGTCGATCGCGGGCCGTCTGAAATCAACCGCGTGAACCAGCAGCGGTCGATCACCGTGTCGGCCGATGTCGTCCAGGGAAAGGCGACCGGCTTTGAGGTGGTGCAGTATCTCAAACGGGAGATTGAGCCGCGTCTGTCCAAGGAGTTCCCCGGCGTGCGCGTGCGGTGGGAAGGCCAGGCCGAACAGCAGCAGGAATCGATGAGCAGCCTGGGCATCGGCTTTCTGATCGCCATGTTCGCCATGTATGTGCTGCTGTCGTTTGAGTTCCAGTCGTACCTGCAGCCGCTGCTGATTATTTCGATCATCCCGTTCGGCGCCGTCGGCGCGCTGATTGGGCATCTGGTGATGGGGCTGCCCGTGACGTTGTTCAGCGTGTTTGGTCTGGTCGCGCTGGCCGGCGTGGTGGTGAATGATTCGATCGTGCTGATCGACTTTATCAACGCCAAGCTGGCCGAAGGTCTGCCGCTGAACGAAGCGCTGGTGGAGGCCGGGAAACGCCGTTTCCGGCCGGTGTTTTTGACGTCGCTGACGACGGTCGCCGGCCTGCTGCCGATGCTGACGGAAACTTCGTTCCAGGCCCAGTTGCTGGTGCCGATGGCGACGAGCCTGTGCTTTGGCCTGATGCTGGCGACCGTGATGGTGCTGGTGCAGGGACCGGTGTTTTATTCGATCTACGCCAACGGCGTCGCTCTGTTCGGCTTCACGGTTGAAACAGAGGAGGAAGACACGCCTGCCTCCCCCGACGAAACCGAATTGCCGCCGGCCCGACGCAAAGAAGTCGTGGAAGTCGAGTATCTGGGAGATAGTAAAGGGTAGTTGTTGTTCTTGGTTCTTTGTTGGTGGTTCGGGATCAGGGACGTGCGACGGATGGCTGGCTGATATGGATTGACCGTTGGGAGCAGAGCCGACGCCGGACAGTCGTCTTTGACTTTGTGAAAGAACGCGTACTTTCGCGGAGCGAAAGTCAACTTTGTGCGGCTGCTTTCGTGCAAAACGATGAAACCCTGACGTGAGTTATCTTTCTCGCGATGCTCAGCAAACTTCAGCAGGCTGCCGTGATTGGCGGCCTGTTGGTGTTTCTTGTGCGGTTGGGCGGGCAGCGGCGAAGGATGGGCCCGGTTTTGTGGGGGCGCGGCGGGTAGCTTGAAAGGGCTGGAAAAAAGATCGGAATCCGCCTTTCGCTGTTTGGCGGGAAGCAATAGACTTCCGCCCCCAAGGTGCGGTCTGCTGTGTCGGCGGAGTCGCGCTGGCATGCTTTCGCGATAGTGGGATGGTTTGATATGTCGTTTGCGCCGCCTCGATTGAGCGTTGTTCTGGTCGCCCGCTGCGACTCCGATCTGCTAAAGGCCAGCTGCGACAGCGTTGCTGCCGTGGCCGACGAACTGGTTGTGGTCGACACAGGGGGCGAATCCCCTGCGGTTGCCCTGGCGCAGGCCGCTGGCGCCCTGATTGTGGATCACCCGTGGGACGAAGACTTCTCTGCGGCAAAGAACGCCGGCCTGGCTGCCTGTTCGGGCGACTGGATCTTTTGCCTGGAACCGGGCGAATTGCTGACGCCCGACGATGCAGAGCGTCTGCGGGAATGGAAGGAAGCGGCCGAAGTTGGCGATAAGGCTTACGTGGTCCTGGTGCGGAACGCTCTCGTCGCCGGTTTGCTGGCGGCGGAACAAGCGGCCGAGGTGCGATTAATCCCGCGGCAGGCGGAGGTTCGCTTTGCCCATCGTTCTCGCCCTGCTTTGCACGCCGCGCTGGAAGCAGCCGGGCTGGAAGTGCAGCCGTTGCCGATCGTGCTGTTCCGCGATGAGGTGGAAACGCCTGATCGCCGGAAAAATCGGGCCCAGCAGATCCTGAATCTGGCGGATCTCGAATTGAAATCCCAGGGCCCGGAACCGCGCCTCTTCAACATTCTGGGCGACGCTTTCCAGACACTGGGCGACCTGGAAACCGCCAGCCGGTTCTTTCACCGCAGCATCTCCGAGGCGCCGACCTGTTCGGCCGAACGGCTGGAAGCCTTTTACGGCGTGCTGTCGCTGCTGGATCAAACGGCGCAGCCCCGTTCCGAACTGATCGGCCTGTGCACACAAGCGCTGGAAGCATTTCCGCTGGATATGCAACTGCTCTGTGCGCTGGGCGGATACCTGCAGGCGGAAGGCCACCTGGAGCATGCCGGCCGGGCGTACCGTCTGGCGTTTGAGCATGGCCAGATCAATCCGTATCTGGGGCATCTGGAAAGCCTGCACGAGATTGCCGCCCATTGCCTGGCCGTCGTCCTGCAGTTCTCCAGCCAGGACCTTGAAGCTCAGCGATTTTTGGAGAAGGTTCTGCTGGAAGTCCCCGACAGCCTGCGTCTGCGGCGCCAGTTGCTGGAGTTGCATCTGAAACACGGGCGGCTGGAAGCAGCACTGGAACAGGTGAAATGCCCGGATGTCGTGTGGCCGTCGGAGACGGCCCTGAAGAGCACGGTCCGCGGAGCCTGCCTGGCTCGGCAGAAAGACTGGGCCGGAGCGGCGACGCATCTGGAAGCGGCCTACAACAGCGGCTATCGCGATCCGTTATGCCTGCGGTTCCTGGTGCGAGCGCTGGTGGAAAACGGGCGAAACGCGGCCGCCCATGCGGTGCTGTTAGAGTGGAAGCATCTCGGCTCCATGCCGGCCGCTGCCGCTGATCTGCTGCAGCGACTGCAGGACGGAACGCTCGGTCCCCGTACGACCAAACGGGTCGAAGCCTCGCCGACGGCCAGCGGCTTGAACCCTGCAGGCGAACGGATGGTCCGCATTGACAACGGACAGACCCACGAGCCGACCCGCTCGCCGGGCCAGACGGTAAAACGCCCCGCCAGCGACGAGCCGCGAAAACGATAGTCGGGCAAGGTCGACGCCCGCTGAGTTACAACCAGGAATCAGGGTCCGCTACAGGGAAATCTCGCGGTGACGACGCTTTAGGCGCTGGTGGAGCGTCGTTCTTTGCGGGCGCGTCGTCGCTCGGCTTTAGAGAGCTTCTTGCCGCCGGTTTCGCCTTCGCTATCGTCGTCATCCTCGTTGTTGTCGAGGGCGTCGAGCTGATCGGCAGAAATGGTGGCGGAGTAGGTTGCTTTCCCCGCTGTTTTCTCGGTGGCGTTGGCGGGGGCGGTTTTGGTCTGAGGTCCGTCGACGCGGATTTTTCTTTCTCCGGGATCGGCTTTGCTGTCCGCGGTGGACTTCCGTTTGCTATGGGCCGCATCGATGCGGACGGTGGTTTCTTCGTTTTCCGTTTCGGCCGAATCCTTGCGGCGTTTCCGTCGGACTTTCTTCTGCACCGGACGGGCCGGGACTTTCCCCTGTGCGTCGAGCATGACATAGCGCCCGTACAACAGGACGGTCAAAAGGGCGGCGATGTGGCCCGTCATGGCGGCGGCGCTGCTGGTGATGAGGCTCGCCTGGCCCGTCATGACCAGCCCCAGCTTTGGCGCCGCGCCCAGCGTGACGCCGGCCGACACCGAATACGCGGTAATCATTAACGCCAGGCCGCACATCGCTGCGCGGCTGCGGTAGATCTCCCCGACCAGTCGCAGGGTGACGCCCAGGGCAATCAGCGCACAGGCCAGCAGCGTCCAGGTGGAAGTGTTTTCAGCGACAGCGGCTCCGCTGAAATGGAGCACCAGGCCGCCGATCGTTCGTCGCAGGCCGGCGGCCGTATCGATACTGGCGACCAGGAACACCACGGCCGCACTTAGCCAGACCCGGTAGCGGCCGCGGTAGTCATCATGGCGATGGCGACGGAGCGAAAAAATCAACACGCTCGCGCAGCTGGCCAGAAAGAACGTAATCGAAGAGAACCAGCCGCCAATGTTGGCCGGCGAGTTCAGGTCAAACGCCCGCAGGTTCTCGGCGCCGATCTGTTCCTGCCAGCGATCGAAGAAGACGTAAAGCAGCTCGACGCTCGCTACGCCCAGCGCCAGCAGCGTAATGCCGGCGACAAACGACCAGACGCTGACCGGCAGCAGGTCGGTAACGCGAGCCTGGCGTTCCGGCAAGGCTTCGTCGGGATAGCTTTTGGAGGGCGTCGCTTCGGCAGACGTTTCTTCTTCCGACTGCGCAGCGCGGGACTCCGAGGCGTCCTCCTGGAAAACTCGCCGACGTCGATCTCGGGATCCGGCTTGTCGAAACTGCATCGCTTATTCCGCCTTTGCTACCAAACCTGCCTTGGCACTCTTTTAATCGGCGCCTTGCCCCCCTGAACTCCAGCCCGACCGTTACTGATCGCACCCACTGCCTGGGGAAACGGCGTGATACTGTCAGCAGCGGCAGCGGAGCCGGCGCCAGCATGGCGGGCGTGTGGCGGTGGCGAAATGGTCAGGGTGGAGGCGTCTCGCAGGCGGGACCGTCCGGGGGAAACGGGACGGGACGCATCGCGTATACTGAGGCCGTTTGGCTTTTTCTTTCCTTGGGATGATGGCGAGGCTATGACAGATTCTTTGTTTTCAGTGGCGGGCCAGGTCGTCTGGGTGTCGGGCGGAAGTCGCGGGATCGGCCGCGCTATCGCGGCCGGGTTTGTGAAGCGGGGCGCCCAGGTCATCATCACTTCGCGCGATGCGGACTCGCTGGCAAAGACTGCTGGCGAGCTGCAGGGCGGCAAACCCGTGCAGACCCATGTGTGCGATGTCGCTGCGCCAGAACAGATCCGTGAAACGGCCGCGGCGCTGTGGGAGCAGTACGGGCCGATCGACACGCTGGTCAATGTGGCGGGCGTGAACCGGCGGAAGGCGGCGCTCGACGTGACGGAAGAAGATTTCGACTTTGTCGTCGATATCAATCTCAAAGGCGCCTTTTTACTCTCACAAGAGGTTGGCCGGCGGATGGTCGCACGCCAGTCGGGCGCCCAGATCAACATCGCCTCGTTGAACACGGATCGCCCGCTGAAGAACGTGGCTCCCTATGCGCTCAGCAAGGCCGCGATGGGGCAGATGACGCGCTCGCTGGCGATGGAATGGGGACCGCACCAGGTCCGCGTCAACGGCATTGCGCCGGGCTTTATTCTCACCGACCTGACCGAGAAGCTCTGGTCCGACCCGGCCATGCGGGAGTGGGGGTTGGCGAATACGCCGCAGCGCCGTTTAGGCCTGCCTGAGGATATGGTTGGCGCCGCGATTTTCCTCGCTTCGCCGGCGTCGGCCTTTATGACGGGGCAAACCCTTTATGTCGACGGCGGTTTTACGGCGGGCTGGTCGTGGCCGATACCGGAGTAATCACGGACGATTCCGACTGCTTGCCCGGCGGTCCCATCTCGATGGCGTCCCCGGTAATCTGCAAGGAATCCAGCACCACTGCCGCATCGCTCCCGCGCGAGGTGGAGTTTCGATCGCCCCAGAAACCCGCGCGTACGGTTCGGTCAAATTCCGTCGACTTCGCCACAAACCACTCGCCGGTGAAAACGGCTCCGGTGCGAGAATACTCCCTGAAGACGATTCCCTCGCACGGGCTGCCAAGGAAGTCGCGCGTGATCGGCTCGATGGACGCTTCGGGGAATTCGACGGGGATCTGGCAGGTGATTTCGAACCGATGCTGCTTCGGCGTTTTGCGATCGTTGTTCCGCACCGAAATTTGCGCCAGCTCGTCGTTCCCGCGATAGACACGGATGCCCGTGAAGTTAATCTCGGGAACCGTCTCCTCCTCGACCCGGCAGCCGGGCATAAATTTAAATCGCACGCCGTGCCGCTCATAGAACGAAGCCGTTGCGAAAACCGCATACGTCGACTGGGTTGGCGCGTCCTTGCCGGTCGACAATCCCAGCGGAACGGCGGACGCCCTGTAGACGTCCTTTTCACTTTCGTCATGGGTCGCATTGAGGGAGTCAGAACAGCCCGACTGGCTCAGCGCCAGGAGACCCATTGCCAGCAGGAGAAAGCCGCGTTTTCGCCAGTCGTTGGATTGCACGCTAAATCTTTCGAAAAGGCCGGGAGATGTACGCGAAATCCCTCACACCGCCTGCGACCTGGAGGGACCCATGTAACCCTATTTTAAAGCGAGCCGGACTGTCAAGCGAACGACCCTGGCAAAAAACGGACGTTTTTCCCGAACGGGCCAGGACAGGAATTTGGCCGAATGTCGCACCCTTCCTGGTTGTTTGCGGTCTGCCAGCAGGCGAGAATCGTCGCAAGGATCTACTCGAACTACTCGCAGGAGTTTCGTCAATGCGTGCGGCGGTTGTGCTGGTTGCTCTCGGACTGTTTCTTACCACCGCGCCGATCCAGGCGGGCGATGAAATCTACAAACTGGGCGCTGACTCCCAGCGGCAGGAAGGCGTGCCGCAAGGAACCGTAACCGATCATGTGTGGCGAAGCAAAATCTTCCCCGGCACCATTCGCCGCTACTCGGTCTATGTGCCGGCCCAGTACGACAAGTCCCAGCCGGCCGCGCTGATGGTTTTTCAGGACGGTCACGCCTATCTGAACGAAACGGGCCAGTTCCGGGCGACGGTGGTGATGGACAATCTGATCCACCAGAAAGCGATGCCGGTAACGATCGGCCTGTTTATCGACCCAGGCTATCTGCAGGAGGAACTCCCGGCGGGCCGACGCGGTTGGCAGCCGCGGCCGGAAAATCGCAGCTTTGAATACGACACGCTGTCCGACCAGTACGCCCGATTCTTGCTGGAAGAGATCGTGCCGGAAACAGCCCGCCAGTATTCCATTTCCGCAGATCGCGAGAAGCGGGCGATCTGCGGGATCAGCTCCGGCGGCATTTGCGCCTGGACGGTCGCCTGGGAGCGTCCGGACCAGTTCCACAAAGTGCTGAGCCATGTCGGCAGTTTCACCAACATTCGCGGGGGACACAACTATCCCGCACTGATCCGCAAAACAGAGCGGAAGCCGATCCGCATCTTCCTGCAGGACGGTTCCGGCGATCTTGATAACGCCCACGGCAACTGGCCGCTGGCTAACCAGGAGATGGCGGCCGCGCTCAAGTTCGCCGGCTACGATTACCAGTTTGCGTTTGGCGAAGGAGCCCACAACGGCATCCACGGCGGCGCCATTCTGCCGGCCTCGCTCCGTTGGTTGTGGCGCGACTGGCAGCCCGAGAGCCCGGGCAAAATCGAAGAGAAAAACTAACGTTTGCTGTTTGGCAGGCCGTGATCAAACGGATTACGATAGACGTTGCGCGTCTGCCGGACGGCGTTCACCTTGAAACTTCCCACCCCCTTTCCCGTTGAGGAAACCTTTTCCCATGACGAAACCCCAAAACGCGTCGCGTCGCGACTTTCTGAAAACCTCGGCCGCCGCAGCGGCTGCCGGCAGCGTCGTTTATTTCCCCTGGACCCAGAAGGCGTTCGCCAACGAAGAGAAAAACGATCGTCCCCAGATCGGTTGCATCGGCGTTGGCAGCATGGGCTCCGGCGACGCTCGGGCCCACGCCGGTTTTGGCGATATCGTGGCCGTCTGCGACGTGGATTCCCGCCGCGCGGAAAAAGCAAAAATGGACCCCAAGATCGGCAACGGCAAGGCCGACGCCTACAACGAATATCGCAAGGTGCTCGACCGGAACGATATCGATGTCGTCAGCATCGTCACCCCTGATCACTGGCACGTCCGCATTGCGATTGAAGCGCTCGAGGCGGGCAAGCACGTTTTCTGCCAGAAGCCGCTCACCTTGACGCTGGAAGAAAATCAGCTGATCCGCAACGCTTGCGACAAGCACAAGGACCTGGTCTTCCTGGTCGGCACCCAGCAGCGCAGCGACGGCAATAAGTTCCTGCGTGCGGTGAACATGGTGCAGAAGGGCCTGCTTGGCAAAGTCAGCAAAGTCACCGTCGGCATCAACGGCAGTCCGACCGGCGGTCCCTTCCCGATCGTGGATCCGCCGGCCGAACTGGACTGGAACACCTGGCTCGGCCAGGCGCCCGAGGTGCCCTACCGCGAACGCCGTTGCCATTATGAATTCCGCTGGTGGTACGAGTACTCGGGCGGCAAGTTCACCGACTGGGGCGCCCATCATGTGGATATCGCCACCTGGGCGCTGGGCTACGACAAACCTGGCATGGGGCCGTCGGAGATCGACGGAACCGACGCCAAGCACCCGGTCCCGTATGAGAACGGTTACCCCACGGTCGACGACTGCTACAACACCTCGCACGATTTTGCCATCCATTGCCAGTTCGGCGACACGGAGATGGTGATTGACAGCCGCAGCGACAACGGCATTCTGTTCGACGGAGAAAAAGGCCGCCTGTTCGTGAACCGCGGCAAGATCACCGGCAAGCCGATTGAAGAAGAATGGGACAAGGGCCAGTTTGGTCCCGAAGAACTGTCGGCCCTGTACAAAGGGAAGCCGTTCGAAGGCCATAAAAACAACTTCTATCGCTGCATCCGCGAAGGCGGCCAGACCGTTTCCGACGTGTACACCCACACGCAGGCGATGGCTACCTGCCACCTGGCGGCGATTGCCGCCCGGTTGGGCCGGAAGATCAAATGGGACCCCAAAGGCGAGCAGGTCATTGGCGACGATCAGGCAGCCGCCTTCTTTGCTCGCAAGCCACGGGAAGGCTACGAAGTCCCCCGCGTGTAGTCGGCCCTTTGGCCGGGCCCCCTTTACCGGGGCGCACTCTGCAGGACGAACCTTAGGCGGTTCGTCCTGCCAGCTGGCGTGAGACAACGCGTTTCCCTGCTCGCCAGTTTCTTTCATGACGTCCTGCCGCTGTGGGGGCGTCTTCTGCGCATCTTCTATGCCTCTTCTGCGCGGCGGGAAGCGCTCCTCCCTCTGCGGCCTGGCCTGGCTCCCTGCTGGAAGCCGGCGTTTTCTCTTGCTGTCGGGCAGGCTCGCTTGCCGTTCGCTGGCTGCAGCCAATGCTTGCTGCCAGCAGCGGGACCCCAATCGGCAGGAATCGATCTGTCGGGCAAAGGC is part of the Lignipirellula cremea genome and encodes:
- a CDS encoding Gfo/Idh/MocA family protein, encoding MTKPQNASRRDFLKTSAAAAAAGSVVYFPWTQKAFANEEKNDRPQIGCIGVGSMGSGDARAHAGFGDIVAVCDVDSRRAEKAKMDPKIGNGKADAYNEYRKVLDRNDIDVVSIVTPDHWHVRIAIEALEAGKHVFCQKPLTLTLEENQLIRNACDKHKDLVFLVGTQQRSDGNKFLRAVNMVQKGLLGKVSKVTVGINGSPTGGPFPIVDPPAELDWNTWLGQAPEVPYRERRCHYEFRWWYEYSGGKFTDWGAHHVDIATWALGYDKPGMGPSEIDGTDAKHPVPYENGYPTVDDCYNTSHDFAIHCQFGDTEMVIDSRSDNGILFDGEKGRLFVNRGKITGKPIEEEWDKGQFGPEELSALYKGKPFEGHKNNFYRCIREGGQTVSDVYTHTQAMATCHLAAIAARLGRKIKWDPKGEQVIGDDQAAAFFARKPREGYEVPRV
- a CDS encoding SDR family NAD(P)-dependent oxidoreductase, translating into MTDSLFSVAGQVVWVSGGSRGIGRAIAAGFVKRGAQVIITSRDADSLAKTAGELQGGKPVQTHVCDVAAPEQIRETAAALWEQYGPIDTLVNVAGVNRRKAALDVTEEDFDFVVDINLKGAFLLSQEVGRRMVARQSGAQINIASLNTDRPLKNVAPYALSKAAMGQMTRSLAMEWGPHQVRVNGIAPGFILTDLTEKLWSDPAMREWGLANTPQRRLGLPEDMVGAAIFLASPASAFMTGQTLYVDGGFTAGWSWPIPE
- a CDS encoding alpha/beta hydrolase is translated as MRAAVVLVALGLFLTTAPIQAGDEIYKLGADSQRQEGVPQGTVTDHVWRSKIFPGTIRRYSVYVPAQYDKSQPAALMVFQDGHAYLNETGQFRATVVMDNLIHQKAMPVTIGLFIDPGYLQEELPAGRRGWQPRPENRSFEYDTLSDQYARFLLEEIVPETARQYSISADREKRAICGISSGGICAWTVAWERPDQFHKVLSHVGSFTNIRGGHNYPALIRKTERKPIRIFLQDGSGDLDNAHGNWPLANQEMAAALKFAGYDYQFAFGEGAHNGIHGGAILPASLRWLWRDWQPESPGKIEEKN
- a CDS encoding glycosyltransferase codes for the protein MSFAPPRLSVVLVARCDSDLLKASCDSVAAVADELVVVDTGGESPAVALAQAAGALIVDHPWDEDFSAAKNAGLAACSGDWIFCLEPGELLTPDDAERLREWKEAAEVGDKAYVVLVRNALVAGLLAAEQAAEVRLIPRQAEVRFAHRSRPALHAALEAAGLEVQPLPIVLFRDEVETPDRRKNRAQQILNLADLELKSQGPEPRLFNILGDAFQTLGDLETASRFFHRSISEAPTCSAERLEAFYGVLSLLDQTAQPRSELIGLCTQALEAFPLDMQLLCALGGYLQAEGHLEHAGRAYRLAFEHGQINPYLGHLESLHEIAAHCLAVVLQFSSQDLEAQRFLEKVLLEVPDSLRLRRQLLELHLKHGRLEAALEQVKCPDVVWPSETALKSTVRGACLARQKDWAGAATHLEAAYNSGYRDPLCLRFLVRALVENGRNAAAHAVLLEWKHLGSMPAAAADLLQRLQDGTLGPRTTKRVEASPTASGLNPAGERMVRIDNGQTHEPTRSPGQTVKRPASDEPRKR